The following proteins come from a genomic window of Edaphobacter sp. 4G125:
- a CDS encoding acetyl-CoA carboxylase biotin carboxylase subunit: protein MRSCCEMGLATVAVYSDVDRAALHVTYADEAYRLGPAPAAESYLRGDRILEIAKKVGADAIHPGYGFLSENASFAEACESAGITFIGPPASAMRALGSKTKARQAADAARMPRVPGSVTGLANVEEALQVAAEIGYPVMLKAAAGGGGKGMRAVTSAADLPSAYATASSEAERSFGSGEVYLEKLIERPRHIEIQVMADQHGNCLYLGERECSVQRRHQKVIEEAPSAVVGEDLRRRMGEAAVRLARTAGYVSAGTVEFLVDAEQNFYFLEMNTRLQVEHPVTEMVTGLDLVQMQLRVAMGEPLDLRQEDIHLRGHAIECRLYAEDPENNFLPSPGRITRLLQPSGPGIREDCGVYEGWNVPLDYDPMLSKLISYGATREVAIRRMLRALDEYVVGGIRTNIAFFQRILLDEDFRAARIDTSYLERLLASAPVSEGAAVPEEVVVLAAALFAAQQREVSVPTAGAAESRWITAGRCEGVRA, encoded by the coding sequence ATGCGGAGCTGTTGTGAGATGGGATTGGCGACGGTAGCCGTCTACTCCGATGTGGACCGGGCGGCACTCCATGTGACTTATGCCGATGAAGCCTATCGTCTTGGGCCAGCTCCTGCAGCGGAGAGTTATCTGCGCGGCGACCGAATCCTCGAGATTGCTAAGAAGGTCGGGGCGGATGCAATCCACCCTGGTTATGGGTTCCTCTCGGAGAATGCATCGTTTGCGGAGGCCTGTGAGTCAGCGGGGATCACATTCATTGGGCCTCCCGCCAGTGCGATGCGTGCGCTTGGCTCGAAGACCAAAGCGCGTCAGGCGGCGGATGCTGCTCGGATGCCGCGCGTTCCTGGCAGTGTGACTGGTTTAGCCAATGTAGAAGAAGCGTTACAGGTTGCGGCAGAGATTGGTTATCCGGTTATGCTGAAGGCGGCCGCCGGGGGCGGGGGGAAAGGAATGCGCGCAGTCACTTCTGCCGCGGATCTTCCTTCAGCATATGCAACTGCTTCCAGTGAGGCCGAACGTAGCTTCGGTTCGGGCGAGGTCTATCTCGAAAAGTTGATCGAGCGACCTCGCCATATCGAGATCCAGGTAATGGCCGACCAGCACGGTAATTGTCTGTATCTGGGTGAGCGTGAGTGCTCGGTGCAGCGGCGCCATCAGAAGGTCATCGAAGAGGCTCCCTCGGCCGTTGTGGGTGAGGACCTGCGCAGGAGGATGGGCGAAGCGGCGGTTCGACTCGCTCGCACGGCGGGATATGTGAGCGCAGGCACGGTGGAGTTCCTGGTCGATGCCGAGCAGAACTTCTATTTCCTCGAGATGAATACGCGCCTTCAGGTGGAGCATCCGGTCACGGAGATGGTCACCGGGCTCGATCTCGTCCAGATGCAGCTTCGTGTAGCGATGGGTGAACCGCTCGACCTGCGGCAGGAGGACATTCATCTTCGCGGCCATGCGATCGAATGCCGGCTCTATGCAGAGGATCCAGAGAACAACTTTCTTCCCTCGCCGGGGCGGATCACGCGTCTCTTGCAGCCTTCAGGTCCGGGGATTCGCGAAGACTGTGGTGTATATGAAGGATGGAACGTTCCTCTGGATTACGATCCGATGCTCTCGAAGCTGATCAGCTATGGGGCTACGCGCGAGGTTGCGATTAGGCGAATGCTTCGTGCGCTTGATGAGTACGTCGTCGGGGGGATTCGAACGAACATTGCGTTTTTCCAGCGCATCCTGCTTGACGAAGACTTCCGTGCGGCGCGTATCGATACTAGTTACCTAGAACGCCTTTTGGCCTCTGCCCCTGTCTCGGAGGGAGCGGCTGTGCCTGAAGAGGTCGTTGTACTTGCAGCAGCGCTGTTTGCTGCACAACAGCGTGAGGTCTCTGTTCCGACCGCTGGGGCAGCGGA
- a CDS encoding tetratricopeptide repeat protein, which produces MKLTARIPVTAALLALMLGSVTGCNRLKSRDQLVKGVQAFKNARYEEAVNHFQNAISLDPTSADAKLYLATAYSYQVVPNLDTPENLALADKALKGFQEVLANNPNDITALKQIASINFNTKKFEPAKEYQKKVIALDPKDAEAYYTVGVVDWMQAYQNVRTVLAGEGMTDDGNGNVKKSKAACQKLQDSNTALVAEGLEYLNKAVELNPTYDDAMSYLNLSYRQKANLECGNDSARKDDLAKADDWSQKAMGARKENEKKKEEKTQGGVTLQ; this is translated from the coding sequence ATGAAATTGACCGCACGGATTCCGGTTACGGCTGCTTTGCTGGCGCTGATGCTTGGTTCTGTAACCGGGTGCAACCGCTTGAAGTCACGCGACCAGCTGGTAAAAGGTGTACAGGCATTCAAAAATGCGCGCTATGAAGAAGCGGTGAATCATTTCCAGAACGCAATCAGCCTGGATCCCACTTCCGCGGATGCAAAACTTTATCTGGCAACTGCCTACTCCTACCAGGTCGTTCCGAACCTGGATACTCCGGAGAATCTTGCCCTTGCGGATAAGGCGCTCAAAGGATTTCAAGAGGTTCTGGCCAACAACCCGAACGACATAACAGCGCTCAAGCAGATCGCCTCCATCAACTTCAACACCAAGAAGTTTGAGCCGGCGAAGGAATACCAGAAGAAGGTCATCGCTCTGGATCCTAAAGATGCTGAAGCTTATTACACCGTTGGTGTCGTGGACTGGATGCAGGCCTATCAGAACGTTCGTACCGTGCTTGCTGGTGAGGGGATGACCGACGATGGCAACGGCAACGTAAAGAAGAGCAAAGCTGCCTGCCAGAAGCTGCAGGATAGCAATACGGCTTTGGTTGCCGAAGGGCTTGAGTATCTCAACAAGGCCGTCGAATTGAATCCGACCTACGACGATGCTATGTCCTACCTGAATCTCTCCTATCGTCAGAAGGCGAACCTTGAGTGTGGCAACGACAGCGCCCGCAAGGATGATTTGGCGAAGGCCGACGACTGGAGCCAGAAGGCCATGGGCGCTCGCAAGGAGAACGAGAAGAAGAAGGAAGAGAAGACGCAGGGTGGCGTTACTCTCCAGTAG
- a CDS encoding ExbD/TolR family protein: MGMSAGSSGGAVSEINVTPLIDVLLVLLIIFMVIVPVTPKGLDTLVPQPPKNKTQDQPNDRTIVVQVLSNGAGAPSYKINETSFNKQDIEPKLVEIFSARQEKVMFVKGDKDLDFSKIAEVIDYGHQAGVDNIGLITPRVEAGQ, from the coding sequence ATGGGAATGTCAGCTGGAAGTTCAGGCGGAGCAGTCTCCGAGATTAACGTCACCCCGCTGATCGACGTGCTGCTGGTGCTACTGATCATCTTCATGGTTATCGTTCCGGTGACCCCGAAGGGACTAGATACGCTCGTGCCGCAGCCTCCGAAGAATAAGACCCAAGATCAGCCGAATGATCGGACGATCGTGGTTCAGGTCCTGTCGAATGGCGCTGGTGCTCCTTCGTACAAGATCAATGAGACATCCTTCAACAAACAGGATATCGAACCGAAGCTCGTCGAGATCTTCTCGGCCCGCCAGGAAAAGGTCATGTTTGTGAAGGGCGATAAGGACCTAGACTTCAGCAAGATTGCCGAAGTGATTGACTATGGCCATCAGGCTGGAGTAGACAATATCGGTCTGATTACTCCGCGAGTCGAAGCAGGACAGTAA
- a CDS encoding ExbD/TolR family protein yields the protein MAMATRNEGSKVNSNINVTPMVDVMLVLLIIFMVITPMLNNKVNVDLPKTDSAVVMEDANKEDAVTIAVTRDGHIFLGGDQVTVDDLGPKISAKLENKTQKEVYMRADARANYGKVMDAVDGIRSAGVSQLGLLTEKREETVSTTGN from the coding sequence ATGGCGATGGCAACGCGAAACGAGGGGAGCAAGGTAAACTCCAACATTAACGTCACCCCGATGGTGGACGTGATGCTGGTGCTGCTGATCATCTTTATGGTGATCACTCCCATGCTGAACAACAAGGTGAACGTCGATCTTCCCAAGACCGATTCGGCCGTGGTGATGGAAGATGCCAACAAGGAAGATGCTGTAACGATCGCAGTGACCCGCGATGGCCATATTTTCCTCGGCGGTGATCAGGTCACCGTCGATGATTTGGGACCGAAGATCTCGGCGAAGCTCGAAAACAAGACTCAAAAAGAGGTCTACATGCGGGCCGACGCACGTGCCAATTACGGCAAGGTGATGGATGCTGTGGATGGCATCCGCTCTGCGGGAGTATCCCAGCTAGGGCTGCTGACTGAAAAGCGTGAAGAGACTGTCAGTACGACAGGAAATTAA
- a CDS encoding MotA/TolQ/ExbB proton channel family protein: MILAHLTNLAHVPTSLALFFQEQQVGFSPLQLWGNMGNLARAVVIILFIMSIWSLAVIIDRALYFSAARKQSREFAPKVAGALKDGRLDEAIKVADRSKKSHLAEVVTAGLQEFRSFGSGGAITDEQIESSKRALERSEAIVHAKLKRGLGGLATIGSTAPFIGLFGTVVGILNAFQQIATQKTSGIGAVAGGISEALVTTAFGLLVAIPAVMTFNYFTGKVEAFDVEMDNSSSELVDYFIKQSHR, translated from the coding sequence GTGATTCTCGCTCATCTCACAAATCTGGCTCATGTGCCCACCTCGCTTGCCCTCTTCTTCCAAGAGCAGCAGGTAGGATTCAGCCCTCTGCAGCTCTGGGGCAACATGGGTAATCTGGCCCGCGCGGTCGTCATCATTCTCTTCATCATGTCGATCTGGTCGCTGGCTGTCATCATCGATCGTGCGCTGTACTTTTCGGCCGCCCGCAAGCAGTCCCGCGAGTTTGCGCCGAAGGTTGCCGGCGCACTGAAGGATGGGCGTCTGGATGAGGCGATCAAGGTTGCCGATCGCTCCAAGAAATCGCACCTCGCCGAGGTGGTCACCGCCGGTCTGCAAGAGTTTCGCAGCTTCGGTTCGGGCGGAGCAATCACCGACGAGCAGATCGAGAGCTCCAAGCGTGCACTCGAGCGTTCTGAGGCGATCGTTCATGCGAAGCTGAAGCGCGGTTTGGGTGGTCTGGCGACCATCGGTTCGACGGCCCCCTTTATCGGACTGTTCGGAACCGTCGTCGGTATCTTAAACGCCTTCCAGCAGATCGCTACGCAGAAGACCTCTGGTATCGGAGCGGTTGCCGGCGGTATTTCGGAAGCTCTCGTAACGACCGCTTTCGGTCTGCTCGTCGCCATCCCGGCTGTTATGACCTTCAACTACTTCACCGGCAAGGTCGAGGCCTTTGACGTGGAGATGGACAACAGCTCCTCTGAGCTGGTGGACTACTTCATCAAGCAGAGCCACCGGTAA
- a CDS encoding energy transducer TonB, whose protein sequence is MFEDALMESGGRIKTKSKYWMIATFAFNGAILGTLILIPLLYPEALPKTAMTAMLTAPPPPPPPPPPPPPQQIVKPIKMVSEIDQGLHAPTKIPKDIKMLKEEAAPPPTMAGVAGMSGMGSGSGVPGGVMGGIGTAPVPVVKAVEKPKGPVRVSSGVVAGMAISQPKPIYPPIAKAAHVSGAVVLHAVISKAGTIQNLQVISGPEMLRAAALDAVRNWRYKPYVLNGEPTEVETTITVNFNFGG, encoded by the coding sequence ATGTTTGAAGACGCATTGATGGAATCCGGTGGCAGGATCAAGACCAAGTCCAAGTATTGGATGATCGCAACCTTTGCTTTTAATGGAGCGATCCTTGGAACGCTGATCCTGATCCCGCTGCTGTATCCCGAGGCGCTGCCGAAGACGGCGATGACCGCCATGCTTACGGCTCCGCCCCCACCCCCGCCCCCTCCGCCCCCACCCCCTCCGCAGCAGATTGTTAAGCCAATCAAGATGGTTTCGGAGATCGACCAGGGCCTGCATGCTCCAACCAAGATTCCGAAGGACATCAAGATGTTGAAGGAAGAGGCTGCGCCTCCTCCGACGATGGCCGGTGTTGCCGGTATGAGCGGTATGGGATCCGGTTCTGGTGTTCCTGGCGGAGTAATGGGTGGAATCGGAACGGCTCCTGTTCCCGTCGTCAAGGCGGTTGAGAAGCCCAAGGGCCCGGTTCGCGTTTCGAGCGGTGTTGTTGCCGGTATGGCAATCTCTCAGCCGAAGCCGATCTACCCCCCGATTGCAAAGGCCGCTCACGTTTCAGGCGCCGTGGTGCTTCATGCGGTGATCTCGAAGGCGGGAACGATCCAGAACCTTCAGGTGATCAGCGGTCCTGAGATGTTGCGGGCTGCCGCTCTCGATGCCGTTCGGAACTGGAGATACAAGCCCTACGTTCTGAATGGGGAGCCCACTGAGGTGGAAACCACGATTACCGTCAACTTCAACTTTGGCGGCTAG
- the secF gene encoding protein translocase subunit SecF, with protein sequence MELFRNTNIDWLGKKWYFLGFSLIFSIVGVLSILFWHGIPKGVDFTGGTQIRVSFDKTPDENHIRAAMDKGGVHNATIQRVSDPSGHAANKVIISLPISSATDQAHDAGRQAVEGALAKDYHDSKATVEQVEIVGPTAGKQLQKQALLATLYSLIGMLIYLWFRFELIYGVAAVIAVFHDTLITVGAFSLTNKEITLTVIAALLTLIGYSMNDTIVIFDRIRENLATSRRESLGDVVNKSINQTLSRTVLTSGLTFLTVLSLYLFGGEVLHGFSFALVVGILIGTYSSIAVASPMLVAYQEWRTKHGKGATLPTGRRVKA encoded by the coding sequence GTGGAATTATTTCGCAATACGAATATCGACTGGCTGGGGAAGAAGTGGTATTTCCTTGGGTTTTCTCTGATCTTTTCTATTGTCGGGGTGCTGAGCATCCTGTTCTGGCATGGAATTCCCAAGGGGGTAGACTTCACGGGCGGCACACAGATTCGCGTGTCCTTCGACAAGACGCCGGATGAGAACCACATCCGCGCGGCGATGGATAAGGGTGGAGTGCACAATGCAACTATCCAACGCGTCAGCGATCCTAGCGGCCATGCGGCGAACAAGGTCATCATCTCGTTGCCGATCTCTTCGGCGACCGACCAGGCCCACGATGCGGGGCGTCAGGCTGTCGAGGGCGCGCTGGCAAAGGACTACCACGACTCGAAGGCGACCGTGGAGCAGGTTGAGATCGTCGGGCCCACGGCGGGTAAGCAGTTGCAGAAGCAGGCCTTGCTGGCCACACTCTACTCGTTGATCGGGATGCTGATCTACCTGTGGTTCAGGTTTGAGCTGATCTATGGTGTGGCGGCGGTCATTGCGGTCTTCCACGACACGTTGATTACGGTGGGCGCCTTCAGTCTGACGAACAAGGAGATCACTCTGACAGTGATCGCGGCTCTCCTGACGCTGATCGGTTATTCAATGAACGACACGATCGTGATCTTCGATCGGATTCGCGAGAATCTGGCAACATCTCGCCGGGAGTCGCTGGGTGATGTTGTGAATAAGTCAATCAATCAAACCCTGAGCCGAACGGTGCTGACATCGGGGCTGACATTCCTTACGGTTTTGAGTCTGTATCTGTTCGGCGGCGAAGTCCTTCATGGGTTTTCTTTTGCCCTGGTGGTAGGAATCCTGATCGGAACTTACTCGTCGATCGCGGTGGCATCACCGATGCTGGTGGCTTACCAGGAGTGGCGGACGAAGCATGGCAAGGGCGCGACGCTCCCCACGGGCCGGCGCGTAAAGGCTTAA